GTTACATTATCTGCTACACATAATGGTGATGCAGTGCAATGGAAAAGAATGGCATTGATATAATTGGTGCAACAGGTGTCACTTTATTGGTAAATGTAACAGGCACTTATACCTGTATGGCATATACATTGCGATACAACAATTTCATCCGGTATTGTTGTAACTGTAAATAAAAATCCTAAAGCAATTATTTCTGCCGGCGGCCCAACTGAATTTTGTGCAGGCGGTAATGTTACATTAACTGAAACGCCTTCAGGGGGGTCTACATACCAGTGGTATAAAGGTGCAGCACCAATTCCGGGAGCAACAGCAACAACTTATGTAGCAACAACAACAGGTAATTATAAATGTCGCGTGACAAAAACAGCAACTGGTTGTTATAAAATATCCAACCCAATTGCAGTATTAGTAACCTGTAAAGAAGGAGAGGAGCTGACATCGAATAATATTAGTATTTACCCAAATCCAACTTCAGGTCACTTAAATATTAATACAGATATTATGATTACAGCAATCAAAATATTTAATAATTCAGGAGCGGTTGTTCAACAAATAACTAATTGGCAGGGAGAAAGTATTGATGTATCTCAATTAGCTTCAGGAATATATTATTTACAACAACACCCTCGGGCCACAACAATTCGAAAAATATGGCATTGTGAAGGAATAAAAAAGTTGTTTTCGTTGTTATAGTTTTCAACTCCAGACGCCACCCCGGTCTCCAGACCGGACAAATGAGTGATGAGCAATTCCAAAGGGCTTTTAATTATTATGATAAAATATAGAAAATCACCTATTTGTTGAAGTGACTGCTATTGTCAATCCTAGCTCACGGAAAGTAAAAATCTTATTTGGTGTGCCATAATGATGCATACTTTAAGTTAAAAATAATCCTCCACGGATAAAGTCTGATGTCCTACCATGTTCATGTTTTACCTATTAAAGGCAGCAAATGAATAAAAAGGTTAAAAATGTGATGATTATTATTTAAATTTAAATTTTTAAAGTGGAGACATATGGTTTAAATATTTATTAATATTTAGGAGTAAATATTAATTTTGAATATCAATAAGAAAGAGCGATTTGAATGATTTTTTACAACTATGAAGACTTATCTATTATCAGCTTGTAGTGTTATTTTTTGTTGGGTAAATAGTATAGCCCAAATACCTGAAATAGCATGGGAAAATACAATAGGCGGGTCAGCAAATGAAACATTTTTTTCTAAGCCAACTATTGATGGAGGATTTATAATTGGTGGTATGTCAGTATCGCCCATATCAGGAGATAAAACAGAGGGTAAAGTTGGCGCAATATTTTATGATTATTGGATTGTAAAAGTGGATTCTAAACGAGTTGTGGAATGGGATA
The genomic region above belongs to Bacteroidota bacterium and contains:
- a CDS encoding T9SS type A sorting domain-containing protein; protein product: MTKTATGCYKISNPIAVLVTCKEGEELTSNNISIYPNPTSGHLNINTDIMITAIKIFNNSGAVVQQITNWQGESIDVSQLASGIYYLQQHPRATTIRKIWHCEGIKKLFSLL